In Papaver somniferum cultivar HN1 chromosome 1, ASM357369v1, whole genome shotgun sequence, a genomic segment contains:
- the LOC113346591 gene encoding uncharacterized protein LOC113346591 — translation MGSGGASAGVGASQLVSQNQTKRKRISQSNSRGPIDLYMKTDHQKTQQATLERDSAVKEKLMKTAWKCISAWMTENSVSFNTVRCPSFKEMIYAIGDYGKAMPPPSYHQIRTNLFKDRLVEMKKFVDTFREHWKRFGCSIMSDGWTDGKKRHLINFLVNCPKGTVFLKSVDASNRTNDANFIRGLVKEVINDVGEENIVQFITDNGSNFKKAGEDLMLEYPNMFWTPCGAHCFQLMLEELGGKLPRIKTAVILGKRLVTYIYAHFQVLSLMREMIGGELHRSTKTRFSTQYYTLESLAKYKTHLQIMFVNDKWLKMRFAKETMGINVLKIVTSGTFWEDVDYSCRVLKPLVKVVRLVDIERKPTMPCFYEAMRISREKLEENFSQDDSTWAVIKAIFDKRWKNNFNHALHCAAYYLNPSIFYKVPAHLMDNDLKYIEIKRGLHTAMQRLIPNEEDLEKATTELRDYSDANGILGTPVCKKRRYKDQPHDWWITYGGIDTPNLQKFAIRVLSLTCSASRVSETGAHFRM, via the exons ATGGGCAGTGGTGGTGCTAGTGCTGGTGTGGGTGCTAGTCAACTAGTTTCTCAGAATCAGACAAAGAGAAAGAGGATAAGCCAAAGTAATAGTAGAGGTCCAATTGATTTATATATGAAGACAGACCACCAAAAAACTCAACAGGCCACTCTTGAAAGAGACTCAGCTGTGAAAGAGAAGTTAATGAAGACTGCATGGAAATGCATTTCAGCTTGGATGACTGAGAATTCAGTATCATTTAACACTGTTCGTTGCCCAAGTTTCAAAGAAATGATATATGCAATAGGCGACTATGGGAAAG CTATGCCCCCACCATCTTACCATCAGATTCGTACGAATCTTTTCAAGGACCGGTTAGTAGAAATGAAGAAATTTGTTGATACATTTAGGGAACATTGGAAGAGGTTTGGATGTTCTATCATGTCTGATGGCTGGACAGATGGGAAAAAGCGACATCTTATTAACTTTTTGGTGAATTGTCCGAAAGGGACAGTTTTTTTGAAGTCTGTGGATGCGTCAAACAGAACCAATGATGCTAATTTTATACGTGGGCTTGTAAAGGAGGTAATTAACGATGTTGGGGAAGAAAATATAGTTCAGTTCATTACCGATAATGGTTCAAATTTTAAAAAGGCAGGGGAAGATTTAATGCTTGAATACCCAAATATGTTTTGGACTCCTTGTGGTGCTCATTGTTTTCAGTTGATGCTAGAAGAACTTGGTGGCAAGCTTCCACGAATCAAGACAGCCGTCATTCTAGGTAAGAGACTCGTTACATATATTTATGCTCATTTTCAAGTATTAAGCTTAATGAGGGAGATGATCGGTGGTGAATTACATAGGTCTACAAAGACTAGATTTTCAACTCAGTACTACACACTAGAAAGTCTTGCAAAGTATAAAACCcatttgcaaataatgtttgtgaatgataagtGGTTGAAAATGAGGTTTGCAAAAGAAACTATGGGAATTAATGTACTTAAAATTGTCACAAGCGGTACATTTTGGGAAGATGTTGATTATTCTTGTAGAGTGCTAAAGCCTTTGGTTAAGGTTGTAAGGTTAGTGGATATCGAGCGCAAACCTACAATGCCTTGTTTTTATGAAGCAATGAGGATATCAAGGGAGAAACTCgaggagaatttcagtcaagatgatagTACTTGGGCTGTAATTAAGGCTATCTTTGAtaaaagatggaagaataactTCAATCATGCTCTACATTGTGCTGCATATTATTTAAATCCTTCCATATTCTACAAAGTCCCTGCTCATCTAATGGATAATGATCTTAAGTACATAGAAATCAAAAGGGGACTTCATACAGCAATGCAAAGGCTTATTCCCAATGAAGAAGATCTTGAGAAAGCTACAACTGAATTGAGAGACTACAGTGATGCTAACGGGATCTTGGGAACTCCGGTTTGCAAAAAaagaagatataaagatcaacCTC ATGATTGGTGGATTACATATGGAGGAATCGATACCCCAAACCTACAAAAATTTGCAATAAGGGTATTGAGTCTTACTTGTTCTGCTTCCCGTGTGAGCGAAACTGGAGCACATTTCAGAATGTAA